A region of the Curvibacter sp. AEP1-3 genome:
TCGAAGCAAATACTGAAACCGCACTGAGACTTCGAGAGAAACTTTTGAATTCACTTGGAATCATCCAAAGCCAAGCGAATGGTACGCAGATGAGTATTACAACAAACAGCGCAGGCAAGATGCGCCTAGCCCTTCTCTCGTAAAAATCAATGAGTGAAAACGTACCTTTCGCCAGCTCATTGAGAATGATGGAGGTAATGAGATAGCCGCTAATTACGAAAAATATATCAACACCAACATAGCCACCACTAAATGTGGCAAAACCTGCGTGAAAAAGTACCACAGGTATTAGTGCTATAGCGCGCAGTCCATCAATTTCTCGCCTGTAGTCCATGTTTTTGAATGTTGCGTTGTAAACATATTCGAGATGCATTAGTTACTCGAATAGCGGGTATCTGGAGAGGAGTGACGAGAAATTAAGGTCGTTTTGTGTGCAAAGATCGATACAGAAATTTCGGATTACCCACTACATACCGCTTGAATAGCCTTTTGGGCTCTAGCGCAAGGCGATAGATCCACTCTGCCTTCATGCTTCGCATCCACTCGGGTGCCCTAGTAACTTTGCCGCCCAAGAAGTCGATGATGGCACCGCCGCATACGATCAGGCACGGGAAGTGAAGCTCACTCCTTAGCTGTGCAGCTACCAACTCTTGCTTAGGCATACCCATCCCTAAAACAATGAGCGCGGGTCTTTGTGATTGCGCCAGAGCTACATACTCATCAGTACCGAGAAAGCCATTTGCACAGTGGATTGCGCTAGGTGTAGCTTCGCTGGCAGAGATGGTCTGCGCTGCTTGGCTCAGGTAGGGCTCTGCTGTTCCATACAGGGCGATCTCTTGACGGGCATATTGCTTCAAGAGGCGGGGTATCAGGTCCGTGCCATTGAGGTTGAGGCCGGCGGCTTCTCCTCGCATGTGGTACATGAGTTCCAGACCAATCCCATCTCTATAGATCGTGTCTGCCGAATTAAGTGCAGCAAAGAAAGTTTCGTCTTCGGCTGCGCAGTTCATGGCGTGTGCATTGACGAACGCCAATACGTGCGGTTGCTGCGTGTTGTGGAGAGCCTGAAGTGCTTCTTGGAGATGCTCTTCAGTATGCAGAATCTTGATTTTTGATATTAAGGTGCGCCAATGCGTGCGCCAAGCCGGATGTGCCATGTACAAATTAAGGTTGGGCTTTGCCAGCAAATCGGGCCACGAAGTCCTGGGGCAATGCTGCCACCAGCTCTGCAGAAAACTTTTGCTGCTCAGAGAAAGCGCGGGGCGCTTCTGGGTCGATGGACGACACTCTGAAAAGCAAGCCGTCAGGAATTAGGCCTTCTTTGGCATAGCTGATCTCTGCTAGTTTTTTGTTGATGCCACCTTGAAACACTTGTTCGCCCACCATGGTCCAGTAAGTGACTGGTTCATTGCGGTTGCCGAGGCGGGTTGTGATGCGGGTACTGGCAACCGACCTCGCTGGGAGCTCTAGACCGACTCTTTCTTTGGTGAGGACCTGAAAGCCCTGAGCCGGGTAACACACCTCCGGTTGGTGGAGCTGTAGGCTGTCGCGTTGGTCACGCCCATAGGCGATGGATAGCATGATGCGGTAGCCATCTTTATTCACATAAGTGCGGCTGAGAGTTTCGGTATAAATCGCATCGATCAGCGTTTGGCTGGAAGGGTCTACGATTTGTGCAGGACCAGTGGTCAGCTCACGCCACTCACCAAAGCTGGAAGGCACAATTTGTTTTAGTTTGAGTGGGGGCAGTTGGTCCGCTAGAAAAAGGGTGGGAGTGAATACCCAAGCCAAACCGGCGGCAAGCATCATGAGCACCAGAATGATGCTGTTTATTGCGGGGCCAGGGCGTCTCATGGTTTTGCGCCTCTAAGTTTGAGTTTTCGGGTGCGCCAAGTCTCAAACGCTTGTAGCGCACTATCGCCCCCGATGATGAGAAGCAGCGCGCTCAAGAACAGCACCATGCCGGCAAACCCATGCAGGAATCCTTGGCCAGCTTCGTCGCCAAAGTGGTAGGTGATGAGGCTGAGCGTCATGACACGGATGACGTTCGCGGTAAACGATATGGGAACGATGAGCAAGGCCAAGCCGATGTTCCGCAGAGCAGAGTCGCGTTGAACAAGGTTCAGGTAGAGCAGCCCAAGTGCTTCCAGGGTGAGCAAGGTGTG
Encoded here:
- a CDS encoding WecB/TagA/CpsF family glycosyltransferase produces the protein MAHPAWRTHWRTLISKIKILHTEEHLQEALQALHNTQQPHVLAFVNAHAMNCAAEDETFFAALNSADTIYRDGIGLELMYHMRGEAAGLNLNGTDLIPRLLKQYARQEIALYGTAEPYLSQAAQTISASEATPSAIHCANGFLGTDEYVALAQSQRPALIVLGMGMPKQELVAAQLRSELHFPCLIVCGGAIIDFLGGKVTRAPEWMRSMKAEWIYRLALEPKRLFKRYVVGNPKFLYRSLHTKRP
- the epsI gene encoding exosortase-associated protein EpsI, B-type, which translates into the protein MRRPGPAINSIILVLMMLAAGLAWVFTPTLFLADQLPPLKLKQIVPSSFGEWRELTTGPAQIVDPSSQTLIDAIYTETLSRTYVNKDGYRIMLSIAYGRDQRDSLQLHQPEVCYPAQGFQVLTKERVGLELPARSVASTRITTRLGNRNEPVTYWTMVGEQVFQGGINKKLAEISYAKEGLIPDGLLFRVSSIDPEAPRAFSEQQKFSAELVAALPQDFVARFAGKAQP